One Nostoc sp. CENA543 genomic window, TTGGTTAAACATTCATTAGGTTTAATATCAGGATATGTCAAAGTCACAGCTAGCTTTGAACCGGCGACGGAAAACGTATCACCCCCACTGAATAGACGTATCAATGTCGATTTTGACAAACGCTATCTAGCCATTGAGAAGATTTTAGGAATAAATACACCACAACTCAACCCATTTAAGATTGTTCCAGCGAATAATCCTCAAGGTAGAACTGCTACCCTTGACATTACTTATTTAGACGAAACCTTGAGGATTGGCAGGGGAGGCGATGAGAGTTTGTTTATTTTGAATAAATCTGCGGATATACCTGATGTGTGAAAATCTGTAGTTTACTGCCATCAGCATCGCCTCAAGAATCTTTGTACTTTTTTCTACGCTTTTGGGTGGATGAATGACTCCGTGAGGATGAGTAGAAATGAATTAAAAGCTTAATAAGAGGATAAATTCATGACTCAAGGTAACGGACATTCCCAAGAACCTATTAGCAACTTAGAATACGACTTTTTGACCGTATTACATAATAAGGCGGAAGCAGTTAGAGCTTATGAAACTTATATTGAAGATGCAAAAGCAGTTAACTCTCAGCCTTGTGTAGACTTATTTCAAAAGTTGCGTCAGTCGGAAATTGAGCAAGCACAAGAAATCCGTCGTCATCTGCAAGCCGTAATGGAACGCGGCAAAATGTAATCTAGGTTTGTAGTAGGAACTTTAGTGCTGAGGTACTTGATAAAAGGACTAAAGTCCTTACTACGAACTAGGGAGTTTTGATAGTTTTTCCGTGGGCTAATTTGATTTCTCCGGTGTTTGGTGTTCCTGTATTGGCAAAATCACAGATTGATTGAAATGGACAAAATCGACAGTGATGTCCAGGATTTGGGGGAAATATTTCATTGAAATTTTGAGATGATTCTTGATATCTCTGGATATCTGATTGATGTTTTTGGGCAATTTTGACTAAGTCTACTTTCAAAGCTTCTAATTCATTATTTTTGAGTTGAATTAATTCTGACTCTTGCCGCATCTCTAAATTATAAAATGAGGCGACGGCTTCCCTACCAGGATATAAATAACTAGCAGCTAATAAATAAACTAATGCTTGTCTTTTATCAAAATTAGATTTGCCAGTTTTAAAATCTACAATATGTAAAGTTTGGGCATCTGATTCAATAAAAACACAGTCCATTGCCGCATATAAGCGAAAACTGTAATTTTTTTCCTCAATTAAAATTGGTTTAGGAAAACCTTCATCGCCGCGAGTTAATTGCAGAATTCTTTTCCCTAAAAGTAAGGGTGCTTCATAATATTTTTTGAGAATTTGTAGGACGCGCTGTTGCACTTGCACAGCCGAATTACTCAATTTTAAAAGTTTAGCAACCTGTTCTACTCCATCGGAGCGCGTTAGCAAATGTCGATTATGATGAAACTCATAAACACCTTTTTGCGCTAGTAACCCGATGCGCTGGGGTGGAGTAGCATTCGCTAATAATGCTTTAACCCGTGGTTCGTGTTGACGCGCTTTAATGAACCCCCGTCTCATATGGCAGTGCCAACGTTCTTGCCCCCTCGCTGGGGCAACTAAAGACCAGAGGTGATAACTAACAAAAAGTCGTTCGGGGGTTGAC contains:
- a CDS encoding PD-(D/E)XK nuclease family protein, whose amino-acid sequence is MSTPERLFVSYHLWSLVAPARGQERWHCHMRRGFIKARQHEPRVKALLANATPPQRIGLLAQKGVYEFHHNRHLLTRSDGVEQVAKLLKLSNSAVQVQQRVLQILKKYYEAPLLLGKRILQLTRGDEGFPKPILIEEKNYSFRLYAAMDCVFIESDAQTLHIVDFKTGKSNFDKRQALVYLLAASYLYPGREAVASFYNLEMRQESELIQLKNNELEALKVDLVKIAQKHQSDIQRYQESSQNFNEIFPPNPGHHCRFCPFQSICDFANTGTPNTGEIKLAHGKTIKTP